One part of the Nitrospirota bacterium genome encodes these proteins:
- a CDS encoding citrate synthase (catalyzes the formation of citrate from acetyl-CoA and oxaloacetate) produces MTNIDPSSYHPGLEGVIAGTTKICQVDEEAGGLFYRGYSIEDLARQASFEEVLYLLLLGNLPNQKELKCWEENLVEARNLPGKVWEAIRLFPSDAHPLDRLRTAVSLLALYDPDTGDNRHEANLRKAIRLASQVPLLIGGMHRLSLGLEPLSPKRDLSLAGNLIYLVRGTPPAPEEIKGMNVSLILYAEHEFNASTFAARVTTATLSDFHSGIVTAIGTLKGPLHGGANEEVMKMLLEIGSEEKCEEWITRALAEKKKIPGFGHRVYKKGDSRSPLIQEVSLRIAEWKGNMKWHRMSLKIEAMMKEKKNLYPNLDFYSASAYYEMELPISLYTSLFVTSRLSGWGAHIMEQQDHNRLIRPRSLYQGPSKRAYEPIERRSS; encoded by the coding sequence ATGACCAATATTGATCCTTCTTCCTATCACCCCGGCCTGGAAGGGGTTATCGCCGGGACGACCAAAATCTGCCAGGTGGATGAAGAGGCCGGAGGCCTCTTCTACCGGGGATATTCCATAGAAGATCTGGCGCGCCAGGCCTCTTTTGAAGAGGTCCTCTACCTCTTATTGCTCGGAAATCTCCCGAACCAAAAGGAACTCAAGTGCTGGGAGGAAAATCTTGTAGAGGCCAGAAACCTGCCCGGTAAGGTCTGGGAGGCCATCCGGCTCTTCCCCTCGGATGCGCATCCTCTTGACCGGCTCAGGACCGCCGTATCTCTTCTCGCCCTCTATGACCCTGACACCGGAGATAACCGCCATGAGGCAAACCTCCGGAAAGCGATCCGACTTGCCTCCCAGGTCCCTCTTTTGATCGGCGGGATGCATCGGCTTTCCCTCGGCCTTGAACCTCTTTCTCCCAAAAGAGACCTTTCCCTTGCGGGTAACCTGATTTACCTGGTCCGGGGAACTCCTCCCGCACCGGAAGAAATCAAGGGGATGAATGTCTCCCTGATCCTTTATGCGGAGCATGAATTCAATGCCTCCACCTTTGCGGCCCGGGTGACCACCGCCACCCTCTCCGACTTTCATTCCGGTATCGTAACCGCCATAGGAACCCTCAAAGGACCGTTACATGGCGGGGCCAACGAAGAAGTGATGAAAATGCTCCTGGAGATTGGAAGCGAAGAAAAATGCGAAGAATGGATTACTCGAGCGCTTGCCGAAAAAAAGAAGATTCCAGGTTTTGGCCACAGGGTCTACAAAAAAGGGGATTCCAGATCCCCGTTGATCCAGGAGGTTTCTCTCAGGATTGCCGAATGGAAAGGGAACATGAAATGGCACCGGATGTCTCTCAAGATTGAAGCGATGATGAAGGAGAAAAAAAACCTCTACCCGAATCTTGATTTTTATTCGGCTTCGGCCTATTATGAAATGGAGCTTCCGATCTCCCTTTACACTTCTTTGTTTGTCACAAGCAGGCTTTCAGGATGGGGAGCTCATATCATGGAACAGCAGGACCACAACCGTCTCATCCGCCCCCGCTCCCTCTACCAGGGTCCAAGCAAAAGGGCGTATGAGCCCATCGAAAGGAGATCTTCATGA
- the prpB gene encoding methylisocitrate lyase — protein sequence MKKKNSFLQQIQKETLLLPGVFNGASALLAEEAGFKGVYISGAGISNALAGLPDKSLLPLEIVILQAKLITRVISIPAIADADTGFGNIHKTVSLFEKSGVSGIQIEDQRFPKRCGHLPGKELVTAQTMAKKISSAVKARKSPDFLIIARTDAKGVTGLSDAIERARVYIDSGADIIFPEALETPQEFERFAREVKVPLMANMTEFGKTPYLTVDQFQSLGYSIVIFPMTAFRVMMEAGKKAYDVLKKTGTQKTILKKMQTRKELYKLLKYDQY from the coding sequence GCGTCGGCATTATTGGCCGAAGAAGCAGGTTTTAAGGGAGTCTATATTTCCGGCGCCGGGATCTCGAACGCGCTCGCCGGTTTGCCGGATAAAAGCCTCCTTCCGCTGGAAATTGTAATTCTTCAAGCAAAGCTGATTACCCGGGTCATTTCAATTCCGGCCATTGCCGATGCCGATACCGGTTTTGGGAACATCCATAAAACGGTTTCTCTGTTTGAAAAAAGCGGCGTGTCCGGAATCCAAATTGAAGACCAGCGGTTTCCTAAACGATGCGGGCATCTGCCCGGTAAAGAGCTTGTGACCGCGCAAACAATGGCAAAAAAAATCTCTTCAGCGGTCAAAGCCAGAAAATCCCCGGACTTTTTGATTATTGCCAGAACCGACGCAAAAGGGGTGACAGGTTTAAGTGACGCCATCGAACGGGCTAGAGTTTATATCGATAGCGGCGCGGATATCATCTTTCCCGAAGCCCTCGAAACCCCGCAGGAGTTTGAACGGTTTGCCAGGGAGGTTAAAGTCCCTCTGATGGCAAATATGACCGAGTTTGGGAAAACCCCCTACCTCACCGTGGACCAATTTCAATCTTTGGGATATTCGATTGTGATATTCCCCATGACGGCTTTTCGCGTCATGATGGAAGCAGGGAAGAAAGCATACGACGTATTGAAAAAAACCGGAACCCAGAAAACGATATTAAAAAAAATGCAAACCCGCAAAGAACTTTATAAACTTTTGAAATATGACCAATATTGA